One window of Akkermansia biwaensis genomic DNA carries:
- the pyk gene encoding pyruvate kinase, which yields MPSRLRATKIICTIGPATDTSDMLGSLIQAGANVFRLNMSHSKHDWVREVVFRIRRKAAELQANVAVLFDLQGPSIRTGDLPEPYNLKAGDIMEIRLSTAEPELPFSTTVNYDGLLQDVQAGHTMVVDNGGILMRIEEVRPDRLICKVLTEGVFGSRRHINLPGVALRLPALTEKDLKDLEVAVECETDYVAMSFVRDAAHIAELREHIDNLGGRAQIIAKIEDQQAIRHIDDIILAADVIMVARGDLGIEVSIEELPIIQRRIIRHCHRLGRRCIVATHMLESMITQPTPTRAEVTDVSNAIFEQADAVMLSGETSVGHYPVRCVEVLDSIAQRMERSGNLNFAAAAILNGDRQKATKAAISLADSVENACLIVFTRRGLAATQAAVLRPERAPIYAFSNDPVVVRQLALARDVTAFESPFLKDPARMISTALDLLKEKGLVTSGQPVIIQGDSLQGELLADSIIFMRTE from the coding sequence ATGCCCTCCAGACTTCGCGCCACAAAAATCATCTGCACCATTGGACCGGCAACGGATACCTCCGACATGCTGGGCAGCCTTATCCAGGCCGGAGCCAACGTCTTCCGGCTCAACATGAGCCATTCCAAGCACGACTGGGTCCGGGAAGTCGTCTTCCGCATCCGCCGGAAGGCCGCGGAACTCCAGGCAAACGTAGCCGTTCTCTTCGACCTCCAGGGGCCGTCCATCCGCACCGGAGACCTTCCGGAACCCTATAACCTGAAGGCCGGGGACATCATGGAAATCCGCCTCAGCACGGCGGAACCGGAGCTGCCCTTCTCCACCACCGTCAACTATGACGGCCTTCTTCAGGACGTCCAGGCAGGCCATACCATGGTCGTGGACAATGGCGGCATTCTGATGCGCATTGAGGAAGTGCGCCCGGACCGGCTCATCTGCAAGGTCCTCACGGAAGGCGTGTTCGGCTCGCGCCGCCACATCAACCTGCCGGGCGTGGCCCTGCGGCTCCCGGCCCTGACGGAAAAAGACCTGAAGGACTTGGAAGTGGCCGTGGAATGTGAAACGGACTACGTCGCCATGTCCTTCGTCCGTGACGCCGCCCACATTGCGGAATTGAGGGAACATATAGACAATCTGGGAGGACGTGCCCAGATCATCGCCAAAATTGAAGACCAGCAGGCCATCCGCCATATCGACGACATCATTCTGGCGGCAGACGTCATCATGGTGGCCCGCGGCGACCTGGGCATCGAAGTCAGCATCGAGGAACTGCCCATCATCCAGCGCCGCATCATCCGCCACTGCCACAGGCTGGGGCGCCGCTGCATCGTCGCCACGCACATGCTGGAATCCATGATCACCCAGCCCACTCCCACCCGTGCGGAAGTCACGGACGTATCCAACGCCATCTTTGAACAGGCGGACGCCGTCATGCTCTCCGGAGAAACCTCCGTAGGCCACTACCCCGTGCGCTGCGTGGAAGTCCTGGACTCCATCGCCCAGCGCATGGAACGCTCCGGAAACCTCAACTTCGCGGCAGCGGCCATCCTGAACGGAGACCGTCAGAAAGCCACGAAAGCGGCCATCTCCCTAGCGGACTCCGTGGAAAACGCCTGCCTCATCGTCTTCACACGCCGCGGACTGGCAGCCACGCAGGCGGCCGTGCTCCGTCCGGAGCGGGCCCCCATCTACGCTTTCAGCAATGATCCCGTCGTCGTCCGCCAGCTTGCGCTGGCCCGTGATGTCACTGCCTTTGAATCCCCCTTCCTCAAAGACCCGGCGCGCATGATATCCACGGCTCTGGACCTGCTGAAGGAAAAAGGGCTGGTCACCTCCGGGCAGCCTGTCATCATCCAGGGGGACAGCCTTCAGGGAGAACTTCTGGCAGACTCCATCATCTTCATGCGTACCGAATGA
- a CDS encoding HAD family hydrolase, producing the protein MTDERKEGGLALFDMDGTLLPWDTQYVFSCFVVQRHPWRRLLLLFYLACLPLFFLGIWDETRMKRAFLCYLWRLPPETVLQYGREFAELADAWVYPELRERLQRHRNSGDACIMVSASPSFYAEPLGMLLGFDAVLGTDVALDGRMPLMPELPLGNNKGKVKVERLRNMGVLPESGIREGSIAYSDSAADVPMLLACGRQVLVNPSRKLKENARLDGAECLYPPTPWKNSLGKKWKIALFVIGMISISGK; encoded by the coding sequence ATGACGGATGAAAGGAAGGAAGGGGGGCTGGCCCTGTTTGACATGGATGGCACGCTTCTGCCGTGGGATACGCAGTATGTGTTTTCCTGCTTTGTGGTTCAGCGGCATCCCTGGAGGCGGCTGCTGCTGCTGTTTTATCTGGCCTGCCTTCCGCTGTTTTTTCTGGGGATATGGGATGAAACCCGGATGAAGAGGGCCTTCCTTTGTTATTTGTGGAGGCTGCCCCCGGAAACGGTTCTTCAATACGGACGGGAATTCGCGGAGCTGGCGGATGCATGGGTTTATCCCGAATTGCGTGAACGGCTCCAAAGGCATCGGAATAGCGGAGATGCATGCATCATGGTATCCGCCTCTCCATCCTTTTACGCGGAGCCCCTGGGGATGCTGCTGGGTTTTGATGCCGTTCTGGGGACGGATGTGGCGCTTGACGGCCGCATGCCCCTGATGCCGGAACTTCCCTTGGGAAACAACAAGGGGAAGGTTAAGGTGGAGCGTTTGCGGAACATGGGTGTTTTGCCGGAGAGTGGCATCCGGGAGGGTTCCATCGCCTACAGCGACAGTGCTGCGGATGTTCCCATGCTGCTTGCCTGCGGACGCCAGGTTCTGGTCAATCCGTCCCGGAAATTGAAAGAGAACGCCCGGCTGGACGGCGCCGAGTGCCTGTATCCTCCCACGCCCTGGAAAAATTCGCTGGGAAAAAAATGGAAAATTGCTTTATTTGTCATCGGGATGATTAGTATAAGTGGTAAATAA
- a CDS encoding D-alanyl-D-alanine carboxypeptidase family protein, giving the protein MRLFAILAGIALCLSSTSCQSYGDSNDYIPMATPVPPQISQPVSNALPRPANFPTRPVAIPPSAPRTPRCASACVMDALTGKVLFSHNGMQRRQVASTQKLVTAMVVLDHGSLDRKVVIQPSDTKADPTKLGFRSGEVYSRRELLNALMIRSFNDVALALARDTAGSVPRFAQMMNAKARQMGMYNSRFVNPNGLPADQYSTAIDMARCAYYVYRNPELRNIICKQQYAFTRANGKTLLLRNTNKLLEQHSWVTGMKTGYTNAAGRCLVSSAGFNGRHVIVVVLGCHPSRIWAESENLLKWALGGAA; this is encoded by the coding sequence ATGCGTTTGTTCGCCATTCTCGCAGGAATTGCCCTTTGCCTGAGCTCCACAAGCTGCCAGTCATACGGAGACTCGAACGATTACATCCCCATGGCGACGCCCGTTCCTCCCCAAATCTCCCAGCCCGTCTCCAACGCTCTTCCCCGCCCGGCCAACTTTCCCACCCGCCCCGTCGCCATCCCGCCGAGCGCTCCGCGCACCCCGCGCTGTGCCAGCGCCTGCGTCATGGACGCTCTTACGGGAAAAGTCCTCTTCTCGCACAACGGCATGCAGCGCCGCCAAGTGGCCAGCACCCAGAAGCTTGTCACGGCCATGGTCGTGCTTGACCACGGCAGCCTGGACAGGAAGGTAGTCATCCAGCCGTCCGACACCAAGGCGGATCCTACCAAGCTGGGCTTCCGCTCCGGGGAAGTCTACTCCCGCCGCGAACTGCTCAATGCCCTGATGATACGCAGTTTCAATGACGTGGCCCTCGCCCTGGCACGGGACACGGCGGGGTCCGTGCCCAGATTCGCCCAGATGATGAATGCCAAGGCCCGCCAAATGGGCATGTACAACTCCCGTTTCGTCAATCCCAACGGACTGCCTGCGGACCAGTACTCCACGGCCATTGACATGGCGCGCTGCGCCTATTACGTTTACCGGAACCCGGAACTGCGCAACATCATCTGCAAGCAGCAGTACGCCTTCACCCGCGCCAACGGCAAGACGCTTCTCCTGCGGAACACGAACAAACTGCTGGAACAGCACTCCTGGGTCACCGGCATGAAAACCGGCTATACGAACGCCGCCGGGCGCTGCCTGGTCTCTTCCGCCGGATTCAATGGACGCCACGTCATCGTGGTCGTACTCGGCTGCCATCCATCCCGCATATGGGCGGAATCGGAAAATCTGCTCAAATGGGCTCTGGGCGGAGCGGCCTGA
- a CDS encoding GNAT family N-acetyltransferase: MSLGTFQISREAADYPPPPSILTLLLDADPDERQVAAHLAHGELHVVRRNGIPVGVVVICRKTVDTWEIMNCSVAPDHRRQGCGTALVRHALDVIGGKGARYAELGTSDASPGPMALYRNCGFYVTGTIRNHFLDNYPEPVWDNGVQCIDMIRMRADILAVD; the protein is encoded by the coding sequence ATGAGCCTCGGCACTTTCCAGATATCACGGGAAGCGGCGGACTATCCTCCGCCCCCATCCATTCTCACTCTGTTGCTGGACGCTGACCCGGACGAACGCCAGGTGGCCGCCCACCTGGCGCATGGGGAACTCCATGTAGTCCGCAGGAATGGAATTCCTGTGGGAGTTGTCGTCATCTGCCGGAAGACGGTGGACACCTGGGAAATCATGAACTGCTCCGTGGCCCCGGACCACAGGCGCCAGGGATGTGGAACGGCCCTGGTCCGGCACGCGCTGGACGTCATCGGCGGCAAGGGTGCGCGATATGCGGAACTGGGAACGTCGGACGCTTCTCCCGGCCCGATGGCCTTGTACCGCAACTGCGGTTTTTACGTAACTGGCACCATCAGAAACCACTTTCTGGACAACTACCCGGAACCGGTATGGGACAATGGCGTCCAGTGCATTGACATGATCCGCATGCGTGCGGACATCCTCGCGGTGGATTAG
- the queG gene encoding tRNA epoxyqueuosine(34) reductase QueG, with translation MGRQGCAGNPISAGAKKILGAGSALRHDGGVPKPDSFLIKDSLHSVSRSLGFSDCRVARAGRALHAEELFLWLERGWHAGMEWMARSLERRVNPAEVLPGCRSVICLSYDYDSSVSRPSGSGSICLYAHGRDYHGILEEKLADLSELLSIYGGEQKGYVDAGPVMERDHAEACGLGWRGRSGLIVRRRGGSRFFIATLLTTLELEPDAPASGTCGSCRRCVEACPAGAIMENGLVDANRCLSYWTIEHRGAIPEDIRPLIGTRLYGCDTCVTACPWNKKPLPDADERFRMPFRLASISLRDLLSLDDAGFTAMFRNSPLKRIRREGLLRNGCIVLGNAGTPDDFDLLKRLCGESPLVAEHAEWAMERILHRHAAGGCPGGAEDEK, from the coding sequence ATGGGACGGCAAGGATGTGCAGGCAATCCAATTTCCGCGGGAGCGAAGAAAATTCTTGGTGCCGGGAGCGCTCTTCGCCATGATGGCGGCGTGCCGAAGCCGGATTCCTTCCTTATTAAAGATTCCCTGCACTCCGTTTCCCGGAGTTTGGGCTTTTCCGACTGCAGGGTGGCCCGTGCCGGGAGGGCCCTTCATGCGGAGGAGTTGTTTCTTTGGCTGGAGAGAGGCTGGCATGCGGGCATGGAATGGATGGCCCGTTCTCTGGAACGCCGGGTGAATCCGGCCGAGGTACTCCCCGGATGCCGTTCCGTGATCTGCCTGTCCTATGATTATGACAGTTCCGTGAGCCGTCCTTCCGGGAGCGGTTCCATCTGCTTGTACGCCCACGGCAGGGATTATCACGGCATTTTGGAAGAGAAGCTGGCTGATCTTTCAGAATTGCTTTCCATCTACGGGGGGGAGCAGAAGGGGTATGTGGACGCCGGTCCGGTCATGGAGAGGGATCATGCGGAGGCGTGCGGCCTGGGATGGCGCGGCCGCAGCGGCCTGATCGTACGCCGCAGGGGAGGTTCCCGTTTTTTTATTGCCACGCTGCTGACGACGCTGGAGCTGGAACCGGACGCTCCGGCTTCCGGTACGTGCGGAAGCTGCCGCCGCTGTGTGGAGGCATGCCCGGCAGGGGCCATTATGGAGAATGGCCTGGTGGATGCCAACCGGTGCCTTTCCTATTGGACGATTGAACATCGGGGCGCCATTCCGGAGGATATCCGCCCCCTGATCGGCACGCGCTTGTACGGGTGCGACACCTGCGTGACCGCATGCCCCTGGAATAAAAAGCCTCTGCCGGACGCGGACGAACGCTTCCGCATGCCTTTCCGGCTCGCTTCCATTTCCTTGCGGGACCTTCTTTCCCTGGATGATGCCGGTTTTACCGCCATGTTCCGGAATTCCCCGTTGAAAAGAATCAGGAGGGAGGGCCTTTTACGCAATGGATGCATTGTGCTTGGGAATGCCGGAACACCGGATGATTTTGATTTGCTGAAGAGACTTTGCGGGGAGTCCCCGCTGGTAGCGGAGCACGCGGAATGGGCCATGGAGCGTATTCTGCACAGGCACGCGGCAGGGGGATGCCCCGGTGGCGCGGAAGATGAAAAATAG
- a CDS encoding glycosyltransferase has protein sequence MKIVHLVPSMESGGVEQVVLELGRGFSAQGVENIVISGGGRMVEQLEKEGSRHILMPIGKKSLSTFFRVGALRALLQAIRPDILHLHSRVPAWAGYLAWKKLPPEDRPGLVTSVHGFYSVNWYSAIMCRGERIIAVSNCIRDYILRHYPSTPEEHIRIIPNAISPELHHSGYSPSREWLTGWYMAYPELRDKFTLCLPGRITRLKGQLDMIPIIRDLLAQGIPARAVIVGEAKKGKEEYKNEILREIEQAGLAHAFTWTGHRKDLREILSACSVTLSLTQSPEAFGKSTLEALALGKPVAGYAHGGVKEQLDIFLPEGNIPVGDTAAMTALLARWHAQPPPVPRQLPSPYKMSDMIQAHLDVYREISPSP, from the coding sequence ATGAAAATAGTGCATCTCGTCCCCTCCATGGAATCCGGAGGCGTGGAACAAGTCGTTCTGGAACTCGGCAGGGGATTCTCCGCCCAGGGTGTGGAAAACATCGTCATTTCCGGCGGAGGACGCATGGTAGAACAACTGGAAAAGGAAGGTTCCCGCCATATCCTGATGCCGATCGGCAAAAAAAGCCTCTCCACCTTCTTTCGCGTAGGGGCGCTCCGCGCTCTTCTGCAAGCCATCAGGCCGGACATCCTCCACCTCCATTCCCGCGTGCCGGCCTGGGCCGGCTACCTGGCCTGGAAAAAACTGCCGCCGGAAGACAGGCCCGGCCTGGTCACCAGCGTGCACGGCTTCTACTCCGTCAACTGGTACTCCGCCATCATGTGCAGGGGTGAGCGGATCATCGCCGTCTCCAACTGCATCCGGGACTACATCCTCCGGCATTATCCCTCCACGCCGGAGGAACATATCAGGATCATTCCCAACGCCATTTCCCCGGAACTGCACCATTCCGGATACTCTCCGTCCCGCGAATGGCTCACGGGCTGGTACATGGCCTATCCGGAACTCAGGGACAAATTCACCCTCTGCCTGCCGGGCCGCATCACGCGCCTGAAAGGCCAGCTGGACATGATACCCATTATCCGGGACCTCCTGGCCCAGGGAATCCCGGCCCGCGCCGTCATTGTAGGAGAAGCGAAAAAGGGCAAGGAGGAATATAAAAATGAAATTCTCCGGGAAATCGAACAGGCCGGCCTTGCCCACGCCTTCACGTGGACGGGCCACCGCAAGGACCTCCGGGAAATCCTCTCCGCCTGTTCCGTCACGCTCTCCCTGACTCAAAGCCCGGAAGCCTTCGGAAAATCCACGCTGGAAGCCCTGGCCCTGGGAAAACCCGTAGCCGGATACGCCCATGGCGGGGTCAAGGAACAGCTGGACATCTTCCTGCCGGAAGGAAACATCCCCGTCGGAGACACCGCCGCCATGACCGCCCTGCTCGCCCGCTGGCATGCCCAGCCTCCCCCCGTTCCCCGGCAACTCCCCTCCCCTTATAAAATGAGCGACATGATCCAGGCCCACCTGGACGTATACCGGGAAATCAGTCCTTCGCCATGA
- a CDS encoding mitochondrial fission ELM1 family protein, translating into MNIRILSDGKQGHLNQSLGLAQALVAKAGGAVEIVELQGLSTLGKIRKVVSGNDKPRPDLFIAAGHATHIPLICARQHFKTKTVLCMKPTLPCSFFDLCLIPRHDLRADRDYADTNIFPTQGALHPMRPDFSMPKDITLILIGGPSKDFDWDDETMLNQLSDISIHTPGDVVLTTSRRTPQGFAEKIRKAVPEIIVVPVEETEPGWVARHLAHASGAWVSQDSVSMVYEALGSGAPVGIITVPRRRNGRKSRILSGLEMLERDGLVTGYREWKKQGFRLTAPGTPLLEADRAADHILSRLFPQLATL; encoded by the coding sequence ATGAACATCCGGATTCTGAGCGACGGCAAGCAGGGCCACCTCAACCAGTCCCTGGGGCTGGCGCAGGCCCTGGTCGCCAAGGCGGGAGGCGCCGTGGAAATTGTGGAGCTGCAGGGGCTTTCCACCCTCGGCAAAATCCGCAAGGTCGTCTCCGGGAACGACAAGCCGCGGCCCGACCTGTTCATTGCCGCCGGCCACGCCACGCACATTCCGCTCATCTGCGCACGCCAGCACTTCAAAACAAAAACCGTGCTGTGCATGAAGCCCACCCTCCCCTGCTCCTTTTTCGACCTCTGCCTCATTCCGCGCCACGACCTCCGCGCGGACCGCGACTACGCGGACACCAACATCTTCCCGACCCAGGGCGCCCTTCATCCCATGAGGCCGGACTTCTCCATGCCCAAGGACATCACCCTCATCCTCATCGGCGGCCCCAGCAAGGACTTCGACTGGGATGACGAAACCATGCTCAACCAGCTCTCGGACATCAGCATCCACACGCCCGGCGACGTCGTCCTGACCACGTCGCGCCGTACGCCTCAGGGCTTTGCGGAAAAAATCAGAAAAGCCGTACCGGAAATCATCGTCGTTCCCGTGGAGGAAACGGAACCCGGCTGGGTAGCCCGACATCTGGCGCACGCCTCCGGCGCATGGGTAAGCCAGGACAGCGTCTCCATGGTATATGAAGCGCTGGGGTCGGGCGCACCCGTAGGCATCATCACCGTCCCCCGCCGCCGCAATGGCAGAAAATCCCGCATCCTGTCCGGTCTGGAAATGCTGGAGCGGGACGGACTCGTCACCGGCTACCGGGAATGGAAAAAACAGGGCTTCCGCCTCACCGCCCCCGGTACTCCTCTCCTTGAGGCGGACCGCGCCGCGGATCACATCCTCTCAAGACTCTTCCCCCAGCTTGCAACCTTATGA
- the dprA gene encoding DNA-processing protein DprA: protein MTPQETAVTLNLIPGLGPVRIMRLMRAFASPELVLEAPAAMLAAVPGIGPELARCISSWKSIVNPHRELELAAGAGVSVTTLFDGNYPESLRELPDPPVVLYSRGSWTPADSERSIAVVGSRMATHYGRFCAKTISHDLAETGVTVISGLARGVDTEAHTGALDAGGRTIAVIGAGLNKLYPRENSGLARRIADGHGAVVSELPMDMPPSRTTFPMRNRIVSGWSRATLVVEAPARSGALITARMAGEQGRDVFCVPGPVNRHSSDGCHALIRDGAILATSAADILQDMKWQAPEAGLPLFSPSSGSTAADNVPITREEEEVLHAIRQGFNTIDSLCSSLGQPAHAVTGSLARLQIAGRVTPDSGGYFSIN, encoded by the coding sequence ATGACACCGCAGGAAACCGCCGTCACCCTGAACCTGATACCGGGACTCGGCCCTGTCAGGATCATGCGCCTGATGCGCGCCTTCGCCTCTCCGGAACTTGTTCTGGAAGCCCCCGCCGCCATGCTGGCGGCCGTGCCGGGCATCGGACCGGAACTGGCCCGGTGCATCTCTTCCTGGAAAAGCATCGTCAACCCGCACCGGGAACTCGAACTGGCGGCCGGGGCGGGCGTTTCCGTAACCACTCTGTTTGACGGGAATTACCCGGAATCCCTGCGGGAACTGCCGGACCCGCCCGTGGTTCTTTATTCCCGGGGAAGCTGGACCCCAGCGGACTCGGAGCGTTCCATCGCCGTGGTGGGTTCGCGCATGGCCACCCATTACGGCAGGTTCTGCGCAAAAACCATATCCCATGACCTGGCGGAAACGGGCGTCACCGTCATCTCCGGCCTGGCGCGCGGCGTGGACACGGAAGCCCATACAGGCGCGCTGGATGCGGGCGGGCGCACCATTGCGGTCATCGGAGCCGGCCTCAACAAACTCTATCCCCGGGAAAACAGTGGACTTGCCCGCCGCATTGCAGACGGACACGGCGCCGTGGTTTCAGAACTTCCGATGGACATGCCCCCGTCCCGCACCACCTTTCCCATGCGCAACCGCATTGTCAGCGGCTGGAGCCGCGCCACGCTCGTCGTGGAAGCCCCCGCGCGCAGCGGAGCCCTCATCACGGCCCGCATGGCGGGAGAACAGGGACGGGACGTTTTCTGTGTGCCGGGACCGGTCAACAGGCATTCTTCCGACGGCTGCCATGCCCTCATCCGGGACGGAGCCATACTAGCCACCAGTGCCGCAGACATCTTGCAGGACATGAAATGGCAAGCGCCTGAAGCGGGGCTTCCCCTCTTCTCGCCATCCTCCGGCTCCACCGCTGCGGACAACGTCCCCATCACCCGGGAGGAAGAAGAAGTCCTGCACGCCATCAGGCAGGGATTCAACACCATTGACTCCCTCTGCTCCTCTCTGGGCCAGCCGGCACACGCCGTCACGGGCAGCCTGGCCAGGCTGCAAATCGCCGGCAGGGTCACCCCGGACTCCGGAGGCTACTTCTCCATCAACTGA
- the rpsD gene encoding 30S ribosomal protein S4 has translation MARYTGPRDKVSRRFGVALFGSTKALEKRPFPPGQHGMRAGRKKKSDYGVMLAEKQKLRFQYGVLEGQFRKYYAEAARRRGITGDILLQLLELRLDNVVYRLGFSNTRAGARQLVSHGHITVNGKKTNIASFSCRPGDVVAVGAKPSSQQLVTRSLDLTQATVVPDWLEGDRDKLTGKIARVPSKEEIAPIVNEQLIVEFYSR, from the coding sequence ATGGCTCGTTATACCGGTCCCCGCGATAAAGTGTCCCGCCGTTTCGGCGTTGCTCTTTTCGGTTCCACCAAGGCTCTTGAAAAGCGCCCCTTCCCTCCCGGCCAGCACGGGATGCGTGCAGGCCGCAAAAAGAAGTCCGACTATGGCGTGATGCTTGCTGAAAAGCAGAAGCTGCGCTTCCAGTACGGCGTGCTTGAAGGCCAGTTCCGCAAGTATTATGCAGAAGCAGCCCGCCGCCGCGGCATTACCGGCGACATCCTGCTTCAGCTCCTTGAACTCCGTTTGGATAATGTCGTGTACCGTCTCGGGTTCAGCAATACCCGCGCCGGCGCCCGCCAGCTCGTTTCCCACGGTCATATTACCGTGAACGGCAAGAAGACCAATATTGCGTCCTTCTCCTGCCGCCCCGGAGACGTGGTTGCCGTAGGTGCCAAACCCTCCTCCCAGCAGCTTGTTACCCGCTCCCTTGACCTGACCCAGGCTACGGTGGTGCCGGACTGGCTTGAAGGTGACCGCGACAAGCTCACGGGCAAGATTGCCCGCGTGCCTTCCAAGGAAGAGATTGCTCCCATCGTTAACGAGCAGCTCATCGTGGAATTCTATTCCCGTTAA
- the rpsK gene encoding 30S ribosomal protein S11, which translates to MASEEITNETAEQPVEAVAPAPAAEAPVAAAPAPEETKKHEPRKDIFAELGLGGDDDKPKILKAKGSKNVSSGVVHVSSTFNNTVVTVTDQRGNVIGWSSAGKMGFKGSRKSTAYAGQVVCQDACRQAMGHGLREVEVRVKGPGSGRESAVRAVQSIGIEITSIKDVTPIPHNGCRPPKARRV; encoded by the coding sequence ATGGCTAGCGAAGAAATTACCAACGAAACCGCTGAACAGCCCGTGGAAGCCGTCGCTCCTGCTCCCGCTGCTGAAGCTCCGGTCGCCGCTGCACCTGCTCCTGAAGAAACCAAGAAGCACGAACCCCGCAAGGATATCTTCGCGGAACTCGGCCTGGGCGGTGATGACGATAAGCCCAAAATCCTGAAGGCCAAGGGCAGCAAGAACGTTTCCTCTGGCGTGGTTCATGTTTCCTCCACGTTCAACAACACCGTTGTGACTGTGACGGATCAGCGCGGCAACGTGATCGGCTGGTCTTCCGCCGGCAAGATGGGCTTCAAGGGCTCCCGCAAGAGTACCGCATACGCCGGCCAGGTGGTATGCCAGGACGCCTGCCGCCAGGCCATGGGCCACGGCTTGCGTGAAGTGGAAGTACGCGTGAAAGGTCCGGGTTCCGGTCGTGAATCCGCCGTCCGTGCCGTGCAGTCGATCGGTATTGAAATCACCTCCATCAAGGATGTGACCCCCATTCCCCACAACGGCTGCCGTCCTCCGAAGGCCCGCCGCGTCTAA
- the ychF gene encoding redox-regulated ATPase YchF: MLQAGIVGLPNVGKSTLFNAVTRTRKAQAANYPFCTIDPNVGMVTVPDPRLQVLSNISGSEKIIPTLIEFVDIAGLVKGASEGAGLGNQFLANIREVDAIVQVVRCFDNDDIIHELGSVDPLRDIEIINSELILADIATMDKRLSSRERKARSGDKEAKAEVALITKLLPHLNEGLPAITFEEKLDDDERKLLRSFQLLSDKKSIFACNVNEDELAAAINDPDSHPYVSQVRKYVAEHHNAEAIVISARIEEELIDVSEEEAAEFLESLGVQDSGVSDLIRAVYHLLGLRTYLTTGVKETRAWTIPDGAKAPQAAGVIHTDFERGFIAAEVVHYDDLVTCGSKAGAREHGKLRIEGKEYIVKDGDVIEFRFNV; encoded by the coding sequence ATGTTACAGGCAGGTATTGTAGGTCTCCCCAACGTGGGCAAATCCACCCTCTTCAACGCGGTCACCAGGACCCGCAAGGCCCAGGCGGCCAACTACCCCTTCTGCACCATTGACCCCAACGTGGGTATGGTCACCGTGCCGGACCCGCGCCTGCAGGTACTCTCCAACATCTCCGGCTCTGAAAAAATTATCCCTACGCTCATTGAATTCGTGGACATCGCCGGACTGGTCAAGGGAGCCTCGGAAGGAGCCGGACTGGGCAACCAATTCCTGGCGAACATCCGTGAAGTGGATGCCATCGTCCAGGTGGTGCGCTGCTTTGACAATGACGACATCATCCATGAACTGGGTTCCGTGGATCCTCTGCGCGACATTGAAATCATCAACTCGGAACTCATCCTGGCGGACATAGCCACCATGGACAAGCGGCTTTCCTCCCGGGAGCGCAAGGCCCGCAGCGGAGACAAGGAAGCCAAGGCGGAAGTAGCCCTCATCACCAAACTCCTTCCCCACCTGAACGAGGGACTCCCCGCCATCACCTTTGAAGAAAAGCTGGATGACGACGAACGCAAACTGCTCCGTTCCTTCCAGCTCCTTTCAGACAAAAAAAGCATCTTCGCCTGCAACGTCAATGAAGACGAACTGGCGGCCGCCATCAATGACCCGGATTCCCATCCTTACGTCTCCCAGGTAAGAAAATACGTGGCGGAACACCACAATGCGGAAGCCATTGTCATCTCCGCCAGAATTGAGGAGGAACTCATCGACGTATCGGAAGAGGAAGCCGCCGAATTCCTGGAATCCCTCGGCGTGCAGGACTCCGGCGTCTCCGACCTCATCCGCGCCGTGTACCATCTGCTGGGCCTGCGCACCTACCTGACCACCGGCGTCAAGGAAACACGCGCCTGGACCATCCCGGACGGAGCCAAGGCCCCCCAGGCGGCGGGCGTCATCCATACGGACTTTGAGCGCGGATTCATTGCCGCGGAAGTCGTCCATTATGACGATCTCGTTACGTGCGGCAGCAAGGCCGGAGCGCGCGAACACGGAAAGCTGCGCATTGAAGGCAAGGAATACATCGTGAAGGATGGGGACGTCATCGAATTCCGCTTTAACGTCTAG
- the rpsM gene encoding 30S ribosomal protein S13, which yields MARLFGTEIPNEKRIEASLPYIYGIGHSTSKRILEQAGINPDIRTGQLTDEQLTKIVQVITTDGILIEGDLRREKQSILKRLTSINCYRGQRHRRGLPVRGQRTRTNARTRKGKKKTVGAQAKKK from the coding sequence ATGGCACGCCTTTTCGGTACAGAAATACCCAACGAGAAGCGCATCGAGGCTTCCCTTCCGTATATTTACGGAATCGGCCACTCGACTTCTAAGAGAATCCTGGAACAAGCAGGCATCAATCCCGACATCCGTACGGGACAGCTTACCGACGAACAACTGACGAAGATTGTTCAAGTAATCACCACCGACGGCATTTTGATCGAAGGTGACCTTCGTCGTGAAAAGCAATCCATTCTCAAGCGTCTGACCTCCATCAACTGCTATCGTGGTCAGCGCCACCGCCGCGGCCTTCCCGTCCGCGGTCAGCGTACCCGCACGAATGCCCGCACCCGTAAAGGCAAGAAGAAGACTGTTGGCGCACAGGCCAAGAAGAAGTAA